Below is a genomic region from Dehalogenimonas sp. THU2.
GCGGAAAGAGAACCCCGGCAAGAAGTTCTATCCGGTCTCCGAGCAGGCCGTGTGCCCCAATATGAAGCTCATTACCCTTGATAAGGTGCTCTATTCGCTAGAAACTGAAGCTCATGAGGTCACGGTATCGGAGGAAGTGGCTGAAAAAGCAAAGAGAGCGATCGAGAGGATGCTGGAGATCGCCTGAGCCTGCGAATGGAACGTATTATGAATGAAATCAGCGGTGTCATCGTCCTGGTTACAGCGGGTGATAACGAAGAAGCGAACCTCATTGCCCGTGTGCTCCTTGAACAGAAGAAAACGGCCTGCGTCAACATTATCGACGGCATGAGTTCGAATTACTGGTGGAAGGGCGCCATCGAGAACGTGACCGAAAGCCTGCTGGTGATCAAGACAAGTACGACGCTGTTGGATGCCGTGATCGAACTGGTCAAAGAGATCCACAGTTATGATAACCCGGAGATTATCGCGCTACCGATAATCGGCGGCAGCACCGAGTATCTGGAATGGTTGAGCGCTTCTCTGAAAACCGATCTCCCCAAAAACCCT
It encodes:
- the cutA gene encoding divalent-cation tolerance protein CutA; translated protein: MNEISGVIVLVTAGDNEEANLIARVLLEQKKTACVNIIDGMSSNYWWKGAIENVTESLLVIKTSTTLLDAVIELVKEIHSYDNPEIIALPIIGGSTEYLEWLSASLKTDLPKNPAP